In a genomic window of Halobiforma lacisalsi AJ5:
- a CDS encoding tryptophanase, which yields MVGYKTKMVERISLPAREQRERNLEEAGYNVFNLSSDDVFVDLLTDSGTGAMSDRQWAALMSGDEAYAGARSFDELESAVADVMGFDHVVPAHQGRGAENVLYGTLLSEGDVVPNNTHFDTTRAHVANQGAEPADCPVAVAHDPSASEPFKGNFSLERGRELVDEVGPDRVPVVIQTVTNNSAAGQPVSVENTRRVREFADEIDATFVIDACRFAENAYFVQQREEEFADASIADIAHEQLGYADAVVMSGKKDGLVNVGGFVATDDADLFEQCKQRAILYEGFPTYGGMAGRDVAALAVGLREAVEREYVADRVEGVREFGELLAEAGAPIYEPPGGHAVYLDAGAALSHLPDETFPGQALVCELYREGGVRGVELGSFAFPDTDRPELVRLAVPRRTYHREHFEHVAETVETVLEKREDVRGLELASEPEMPEIRHFTAELEPVGP from the coding sequence ATGGTCGGATACAAGACCAAGATGGTCGAACGGATCTCGCTTCCCGCACGGGAGCAACGCGAACGCAACCTCGAGGAGGCGGGATACAACGTCTTCAATCTCTCTTCGGACGACGTCTTCGTCGATCTGTTGACCGACAGCGGCACGGGCGCGATGAGCGACCGCCAGTGGGCCGCGCTGATGAGCGGCGACGAGGCCTACGCCGGGGCGCGTAGCTTCGACGAACTCGAGTCGGCCGTCGCGGACGTGATGGGCTTCGATCACGTCGTTCCGGCCCACCAGGGCAGGGGCGCGGAGAACGTCCTCTACGGGACGCTCCTCTCCGAAGGCGACGTCGTCCCGAACAACACCCACTTCGACACCACGCGGGCCCACGTCGCGAACCAGGGGGCCGAGCCGGCCGACTGTCCCGTCGCCGTCGCGCACGACCCGTCCGCGTCGGAGCCGTTCAAGGGGAACTTCTCGCTCGAGCGCGGTCGGGAACTCGTCGACGAGGTTGGCCCGGATCGCGTCCCGGTGGTCATCCAGACGGTCACGAACAACTCGGCCGCGGGTCAGCCAGTCAGCGTCGAAAACACCCGCCGCGTCCGGGAGTTCGCCGACGAGATCGACGCGACCTTCGTGATCGACGCCTGCCGGTTCGCGGAGAACGCCTACTTCGTCCAGCAACGCGAGGAGGAGTTCGCCGACGCCTCGATCGCCGACATCGCCCACGAGCAACTGGGGTACGCCGACGCGGTCGTGATGAGCGGCAAGAAAGACGGACTCGTCAACGTCGGCGGGTTCGTCGCGACCGACGACGCCGACCTCTTCGAGCAGTGCAAGCAGCGCGCGATCCTCTACGAGGGGTTCCCGACCTACGGCGGGATGGCCGGCCGGGACGTCGCCGCCCTCGCGGTCGGGCTCCGGGAAGCCGTCGAACGGGAGTACGTCGCCGACCGCGTCGAGGGGGTCCGGGAGTTCGGTGAACTACTCGCGGAGGCGGGCGCACCGATCTACGAGCCGCCGGGCGGCCACGCCGTCTACCTCGACGCCGGCGCGGCGCTCTCTCACCTCCCCGACGAGACGTTCCCGGGGCAGGCGCTGGTCTGTGAACTGTATCGGGAGGGCGGCGTCCGCGGCGTCGAACTCGGGAGCTTCGCGTTCCCCGACACCGACCGGCCGGAACTGGTCCGGCTCGCGGTTCCGCGTCGCACCTACCACCGCGAACACTTCGAACACGTCGCCGAAACCGTCGAAACCGTCCTCGAGAAACGCGAGGACGTCCGGGGGCTCGAACTCGCGAGCGAGCCCGAGATGCCCGAGATTCGCCACTTCACCGCGGAACTCGAGCCGGTGGGGCCCTGA
- a CDS encoding thiamine ABC transporter substrate-binding protein — MRRRAFVRRAGVGSVAGIGGLGAFAGCLTRDPEEEEEEVVRDENELRIATYSSMVTGETPAGAWLAETFEADREDDVEIVWTVPESGIENFVRRAQVGARIEADLYLGLTLPELVYVDETLEDRLFETLQRDRLERDERVRTELTDAVEEPHDRLLPFDTGYVTLVADETELGPETDDDGDGDGNPPEAVPRPGVPETFDDLLAPEYEGALLAQDPRRSDPGRAFLLWTIAEYGDDFLEYWRNLRENGVGIREGWTEAYRESYLEGERPLVVSYSTDRVGASAAGRELRRHAVTPLDGQGYENVECAAVFADSPRAELAYEFLEFLLSRPAQREIAARNVQFPAVDEERVDLEGRFDEHAIEPEEAVTFTYDDLRGEFVDRLEEWEAEIP, encoded by the coding sequence ATGAGACGACGGGCGTTCGTCAGGAGAGCGGGCGTCGGCTCGGTCGCCGGGATCGGCGGCCTCGGCGCGTTCGCCGGCTGTCTCACGCGAGACCCCGAAGAGGAGGAAGAAGAGGTCGTTCGGGACGAGAACGAACTCCGGATCGCCACCTACTCCTCGATGGTCACCGGCGAGACCCCTGCGGGAGCGTGGCTCGCCGAGACGTTCGAGGCGGACCGCGAGGACGACGTCGAGATCGTCTGGACGGTCCCCGAGTCCGGTATCGAGAACTTCGTCCGCCGCGCCCAGGTCGGCGCCCGCATCGAGGCCGACCTCTACCTCGGGCTGACGCTGCCCGAACTGGTCTACGTCGACGAGACGCTCGAGGATCGACTGTTCGAGACCCTCCAGCGCGACCGTCTCGAGCGCGACGAGCGCGTCCGCACCGAACTCACAGACGCCGTCGAGGAGCCACACGACCGGCTGCTGCCGTTCGACACCGGCTACGTGACGCTCGTCGCCGACGAAACGGAACTCGGGCCGGAGACCGACGACGACGGGGACGGCGACGGCAATCCTCCCGAGGCGGTCCCGCGGCCAGGGGTTCCCGAAACCTTCGACGACCTGCTCGCTCCCGAGTACGAGGGTGCCCTGCTGGCGCAGGATCCCCGTCGCTCGGACCCCGGCCGGGCGTTCCTGCTGTGGACGATCGCCGAGTACGGCGACGACTTCCTCGAGTACTGGCGCAACCTCCGGGAGAACGGGGTCGGGATACGGGAGGGATGGACCGAGGCCTACCGCGAATCGTACCTCGAGGGCGAGCGCCCGCTGGTCGTCTCCTACTCGACCGACCGGGTCGGGGCGAGCGCGGCCGGGAGGGAACTCCGCCGCCACGCGGTCACCCCTCTCGACGGACAGGGGTACGAGAACGTCGAGTGTGCCGCGGTGTTCGCTGACTCGCCGCGTGCCGAACTCGCCTACGAGTTCCTCGAGTTCCTGCTCTCGCGGCCGGCTCAGCGCGAGATCGCGGCCAGAAACGTGCAGTTTCCCGCCGTCGATGAAGAGCGCGTCGACCTCGAGGGCCGGTTCGACGAACACGCGATCGAACCGGAGGAGGCGGTAACGTTCACCTACGACGACCTGCGCGGGGAGTTCGTCGACCGGCTCGAGGAGTGGGAGGCCGAAATCCCCTAG
- a CDS encoding DNA-directed DNA polymerase II small subunit, protein MPLEAPARIVSELTSRGYNAEREAVTRLAAADHTDATLERVLEELPEDALVVRTEHVEAALSALESPASRPAADAAAETADPSVSTGTPEPTAGESVDASPVETEGSLTGAGRSVDPELRSLEIVGDMTGESTGTGEYEDFVSVFRDRLDKLGAKLRGRVNHRPATAIEGMPGGSEVAMVGLVNDVRSTASGHWLIELEDATGTFPWLVMKDRDYVDLVDELLCDEALAMEGTLADDSGIAFVDSMYFPDVPRTYEPSTADRHVQAALISDVHVGSEEFMAQAWNDFADWLHTEEAQHVEYLLLAGDMVEGVGVYPDQDEELEIVDIYEQYEAFNEYLKKVPGDIEIVMIPGNHDAVRLAEPQPGFDEELREIMSAHDPRIVSNPSTVTLEGVSVLMYHGVSLDEVIAELPEEKASYDDPHRAMYQLLKKRHVAPQFGGHTRLAPEEEDYLVIDEVPDIFHTGHVHKLGFGKYHNVLAINSGCWQAQTDFQKSVNIDPDAGYAPIVDLDTLDVTVQKFS, encoded by the coding sequence GTGCCACTCGAGGCTCCCGCCCGGATCGTTAGCGAACTCACGAGTCGCGGCTACAACGCCGAGCGCGAGGCGGTGACGCGACTCGCTGCGGCCGACCACACGGATGCGACCCTAGAGCGGGTCCTCGAGGAGTTACCCGAGGACGCGCTGGTCGTCCGCACGGAGCACGTCGAGGCCGCGCTGTCGGCGCTCGAGTCGCCGGCGTCGCGACCCGCGGCCGACGCCGCGGCCGAAACGGCCGACCCCTCCGTTTCAACTGGAACTCCCGAACCCACAGCAGGCGAATCGGTCGACGCGTCTCCAGTTGAAACGGAGGGGTCTTTGACGGGGGCGGGACGGTCGGTCGATCCCGAACTCCGGTCGCTCGAGATCGTCGGGGACATGACCGGCGAGAGCACTGGGACGGGCGAGTACGAGGACTTCGTCTCTGTGTTCCGGGACCGACTCGACAAACTCGGTGCAAAGCTCCGCGGTCGGGTCAACCATCGACCGGCGACGGCGATCGAGGGCATGCCGGGCGGCAGCGAGGTCGCGATGGTCGGGCTGGTCAACGACGTCCGGTCGACGGCCAGCGGCCACTGGCTGATCGAACTCGAGGACGCGACCGGAACCTTCCCGTGGCTCGTGATGAAGGATCGGGACTACGTCGATCTGGTCGACGAACTGCTCTGTGACGAGGCGCTGGCGATGGAGGGAACCCTCGCGGACGACTCGGGCATCGCGTTCGTCGACTCGATGTACTTTCCGGACGTCCCCCGGACGTACGAGCCGTCGACGGCCGATCGTCACGTCCAGGCGGCGCTAATAAGCGACGTCCACGTCGGCAGCGAGGAGTTCATGGCCCAGGCCTGGAACGACTTCGCCGACTGGCTCCACACCGAGGAGGCCCAGCACGTCGAGTACCTGCTGCTCGCGGGCGATATGGTGGAAGGCGTCGGCGTCTACCCCGATCAGGACGAGGAACTCGAGATCGTCGACATCTACGAGCAGTACGAGGCGTTCAACGAGTACCTGAAGAAGGTGCCGGGCGACATCGAGATCGTCATGATCCCCGGCAACCACGACGCGGTGCGGCTCGCCGAGCCCCAGCCGGGTTTCGACGAGGAACTCCGGGAGATCATGTCGGCCCACGATCCCCGGATCGTCAGCAACCCCTCGACGGTGACCCTCGAGGGGGTCTCGGTGCTGATGTACCACGGGGTGTCGCTGGACGAAGTCATCGCGGAACTGCCGGAGGAAAAGGCCAGCTACGACGATCCCCACAGGGCGATGTACCAGCTTCTGAAGAAGCGCCACGTCGCACCCCAGTTCGGGGGCCACACGCGGCTCGCGCCCGAAGAGGAGGACTACCTCGTCATCGACGAGGTGCCCGATATCTTCCACACGGGTCACGTCCACAAACTCGGCTTCGGGAAGTACCACAACGTGCTGGCGATCAACTCCGGCTGCTGGCAGGCCCAGACCGACTTCCAGAAGAGCGTCAACATCGACCCGGACGCCGGCTACGCGCCGATCGTCGACCTGGATACGCTGGACGTGACGGTCCAGAAGTTCAGCTGA
- a CDS encoding AI-2E family transporter, with translation MNGDGNGNENTGSTDGTEESTPGSRDEDDRARTPSPTRDRTRRYVLGGVVAALGILTGGILLEVLGTILFALTVAYVLLPVQRWLTRRRLSEWTATVVATVIGFVSAVAVFSPIFVTLYFRLEEVIAVVEELPREFSVIVLEETYTLGAAQVQAEAIGYLQGVAVSIASSLPVLAIKFALFVLLLFAILLKGDAAGRAAIAPVPHAYRDVVYALARRARETLYAIYVLQLATSVATLVIGYPLFWALGYDMAFTLALFAAILQFVPIIGPSLLVVPIALYHVAAGEIAAAALVGVLGITFVAWFPDVAVRPRLARRSAGLPGSLYFVGFTGGLFTLGAIGIVVGPLIVAVFVESVDLLADEVNGDARFAELAAVDAANAGREGPSSPDRDLPPESDAAAESEGKEDADAAVGSQVANH, from the coding sequence ATGAACGGGGACGGGAACGGAAACGAAAACACCGGGAGCACGGACGGGACGGAGGAATCGACTCCCGGTTCTCGGGACGAGGACGACCGTGCTCGCACCCCTTCCCCCACCCGCGACCGAACCCGTCGGTACGTGCTCGGCGGCGTCGTCGCTGCGCTCGGGATCCTCACGGGCGGCATCCTCCTCGAGGTGCTCGGGACGATCCTGTTCGCGCTGACGGTCGCGTACGTGCTCCTGCCGGTCCAGCGCTGGCTGACCCGCCGGCGACTCTCCGAGTGGACGGCGACCGTCGTCGCGACCGTAATCGGGTTCGTGAGCGCGGTCGCGGTCTTCTCGCCGATCTTCGTTACCCTGTATTTCAGGCTCGAAGAGGTGATCGCGGTCGTCGAGGAACTCCCCCGCGAGTTCTCCGTGATCGTCCTCGAGGAGACCTACACCCTCGGGGCGGCCCAGGTCCAGGCCGAGGCGATCGGCTACCTCCAGGGGGTCGCCGTCTCGATCGCCTCCTCGCTGCCGGTGCTGGCGATCAAGTTCGCGCTGTTCGTCCTCCTGCTGTTCGCTATCCTGTTGAAAGGCGACGCAGCGGGTCGAGCGGCGATCGCGCCCGTGCCCCACGCCTATCGTGACGTCGTCTACGCCCTGGCGCGTCGCGCCCGCGAGACGCTGTACGCGATCTACGTGCTCCAGCTCGCGACGTCGGTCGCGACGCTCGTGATCGGCTACCCGCTGTTCTGGGCGCTCGGGTACGACATGGCCTTTACGCTCGCGCTGTTCGCGGCGATCCTGCAGTTCGTCCCGATCATCGGCCCGAGCCTGCTGGTCGTTCCGATCGCGCTCTATCACGTCGCCGCGGGCGAGATCGCTGCGGCCGCCCTGGTCGGCGTCCTCGGCATTACCTTCGTCGCCTGGTTCCCCGACGTCGCAGTCCGCCCGCGGCTCGCTCGTCGTTCGGCCGGGCTCCCGGGAAGCCTCTACTTCGTCGGCTTTACCGGCGGGTTGTTCACCCTCGGGGCGATCGGCATCGTCGTCGGTCCGCTGATCGTCGCCGTCTTCGTCGAGTCGGTCGACCTCCTCGCGGACGAGGTCAACGGCGACGCTCGGTTCGCCGAGTTGGCGGCGGTCGACGCCGCCAACGCCGGTCGCGAGGGGCCCTCGTCTCCGGACCGCGACTTGCCCCCCGAATCGGACGCCGCCGCGGAGTCGGAGGGAAAAGAGGACGCCGACGCGGCTGTCGGGTCGCAGGTAGCGAACCACTAA
- a CDS encoding ABC transporter permease, protein MSLPGADEDTATSAGPDARSGNTFAGDAWVNFKRWNRKAVRNPFVLVVSLVQPIIFLVLFTEVFGNVAGGAVNRGIPGISYETYLVPAIAIQVALAAAITSGVGLVNDIENGMFEKVLVTPMNRTAVFVGKTAAEVFRIAVQIAIILGLGVLLGAEIVTGIAGAVGIVAIGILFSLWFVAFSNALAILTRDQESTIIGANLLQFPLLFLSSAFLPLETLPEWIRTFARFNPVTYGVDAARSLMIDQDVMTVVEVSWFDGALNGVAPGVAVLIGLDLVFGAIAVYLLSRASSSNVK, encoded by the coding sequence ATGAGTCTGCCGGGTGCCGACGAAGACACGGCGACCTCGGCAGGGCCGGACGCACGCTCCGGAAACACCTTCGCCGGGGACGCGTGGGTAAACTTCAAGCGGTGGAACCGCAAGGCCGTTCGGAACCCGTTCGTTCTGGTCGTCTCGCTCGTACAGCCGATCATTTTCCTCGTGTTGTTCACGGAGGTGTTCGGGAACGTGGCCGGCGGCGCCGTCAATCGGGGGATTCCCGGGATCAGTTACGAGACGTACCTCGTCCCCGCGATCGCGATCCAGGTCGCGCTCGCGGCGGCCATCACGTCGGGCGTGGGGCTGGTCAACGACATCGAGAACGGAATGTTCGAGAAGGTGCTCGTGACGCCGATGAACCGCACGGCCGTCTTCGTCGGCAAGACCGCCGCGGAGGTGTTCCGGATCGCCGTTCAGATCGCCATCATCCTCGGACTCGGCGTCCTGCTCGGCGCGGAGATCGTCACCGGTATCGCCGGTGCCGTCGGCATCGTCGCGATCGGTATCCTGTTTTCGCTCTGGTTCGTCGCGTTCTCGAACGCACTGGCGATCCTCACCCGGGATCAGGAATCGACGATCATCGGCGCGAACCTGTTACAGTTTCCGCTGTTGTTTCTGTCGAGCGCGTTCCTCCCCCTCGAGACCCTACCGGAGTGGATTCGGACGTTCGCTCGCTTCAATCCGGTTACCTACGGGGTCGACGCCGCACGCTCGCTCATGATCGACCAAGACGTCATGACGGTCGTCGAGGTCTCGTGGTTCGACGGCGCCCTCAACGGCGTCGCACCGGGTGTCGCCGTCCTGATCGGACTCGACCTCGTGTTCGGTGCTATCGCAGTTTATCTGTTGTCCCGTGCTTCGAGTTCCAACGTGAAATGA
- a CDS encoding S24/S26 family peptidase, with translation MSGRDAGGSDERDEDEPSFGGPSSAETEAEAETESEAETHGSGDRPRTTRDRAGDSSDGGSRTGTSDVTIEDDGVVRWFLRTDDEPAVLVRDVLSSVAIVAVVGLLLFAVSGVWPPLVAVESGSMEPNMERGDLIFVVDEDRFVGDDSVGDTGVVTLENGQGDHEKFGQAGDVIVFRPDGSERQTPVIHRAHFWVDEGENWVETKANEEFVGDATCEEVRSCPARYDGFVTKGDANDGYDQYRGGARTDVVKPEWVTGKATFRIPWLGHVRLFFDEIMAGTIVPVSTGTGTGVVGTIGTVGALGSAGVAAGVGVATRVHHRNRNQKRNPDRNQNRPRK, from the coding sequence ATGAGCGGTCGAGACGCCGGCGGTTCCGACGAGCGCGACGAGGACGAGCCGTCGTTCGGCGGCCCGTCTTCTGCCGAAACCGAGGCCGAAGCCGAGACCGAATCCGAAGCCGAAACCCATGGCTCGGGTGATCGGCCTCGGACGACTCGGGACCGCGCCGGTGACAGCAGCGACGGCGGGAGCAGAACCGGAACCAGCGACGTCACCATCGAGGACGACGGCGTCGTCCGCTGGTTCCTCCGAACCGACGACGAACCCGCGGTACTCGTCCGCGACGTCCTCAGCAGCGTGGCCATCGTCGCCGTCGTCGGCCTGCTGCTGTTCGCGGTCAGCGGGGTCTGGCCCCCGCTGGTCGCCGTCGAGAGCGGCAGCATGGAACCGAACATGGAACGAGGCGATCTGATCTTCGTCGTCGACGAGGACCGGTTCGTCGGTGACGACTCCGTCGGCGACACCGGGGTCGTTACCCTCGAGAACGGTCAGGGCGACCACGAGAAGTTCGGACAGGCCGGCGACGTGATCGTCTTCAGGCCGGACGGCAGCGAACGACAGACGCCGGTGATCCATCGCGCCCACTTCTGGGTCGATGAGGGCGAGAACTGGGTCGAGACGAAGGCCAACGAGGAGTTCGTCGGCGACGCCACCTGCGAAGAGGTCAGGAGCTGTCCGGCCCGATACGACGGGTTCGTCACGAAAGGCGACGCCAACGATGGCTACGACCAGTACCGGGGCGGCGCGCGAACGGACGTCGTGAAACCGGAGTGGGTCACCGGCAAGGCCACGTTCCGGATCCCGTGGCTCGGCCACGTCCGCCTGTTCTTCGACGAGATCATGGCCGGCACGATCGTGCCTGTGAGCACAGGTACGGGCACCGGAGTCGTCGGCACGATCGGAACGGTCGGCGCTCTCGGGAGCGCGGGGGTCGCCGCCGGCGTCGGCGTCGCGACGCGAGTCCACCACCGGAATCGAAATCAGAAGCGAAATCCGGATCGGAATCAGAATCGGCCCCGGAAGTGA
- a CDS encoding TetR/AcrR family transcriptional regulator, whose amino-acid sequence MSEQGLFDCSPDDTHTQIMRATYEALRKHGYSDLTIQRIGDEFPKSKSLIYQHYDAKDELLVAFLEFLLERLEEDMPIDGEFDDAREHLRTLVDYALPDSFEPEHVDFMEAIEALRGQAPHDDAYREQFAATDDFHRSHVAEVVRAGIDQGVFRDVDPERTADFIVATVHGARNQRATTGTHEPVRAAREELEAYLRTRVFVDDAEESDASAPKE is encoded by the coding sequence ATGAGTGAACAGGGGCTCTTCGACTGCTCGCCGGACGATACCCACACCCAGATCATGCGAGCAACCTACGAGGCACTGCGGAAACACGGCTACTCGGATCTCACGATTCAGCGCATCGGCGACGAGTTCCCCAAGAGCAAGTCGCTGATCTACCAGCACTACGACGCGAAAGACGAACTGCTCGTGGCCTTCCTCGAGTTCCTCCTCGAGCGGCTCGAGGAGGATATGCCGATCGACGGCGAGTTCGACGACGCCCGGGAGCACCTCCGGACGCTCGTCGACTACGCGCTGCCCGATTCCTTCGAGCCCGAACACGTCGATTTCATGGAAGCGATCGAGGCGCTGCGCGGACAGGCACCCCACGACGACGCCTACCGGGAACAGTTCGCCGCGACCGACGACTTCCATCGGAGCCACGTCGCCGAGGTCGTCCGTGCCGGGATCGACCAGGGCGTGTTCCGAGACGTCGATCCGGAGCGGACCGCCGACTTCATCGTGGCGACGGTCCACGGCGCGCGAAACCAGCGCGCGACGACCGGTACCCACGAACCCGTCCGGGCGGCGCGGGAAGAACTCGAGGCGTACCTCCGAACGCGGGTGTTCGTCGACGACGCGGAGGAATCCGACGCGTCGGCGCCCAAGGAGTAG
- a CDS encoding aspartate kinase, with protein MRVVTKFGGTSLGSGDRINRAADSIAAAVEDGHEIAVVASAMGSTTDDLLDEITFETDEQDRAQIVSMGERTSVRMLKAALSARDIDARFLEPGSDDWPVVTDEYGEVNVEETQKRAAEIAENLDDVVPVITGFLAEGPDGSITTLGRGGSDTTAVMMGKYMDADEVVIVTDVEGVMTGDPNVVEGARNVGEISVDELRNLSFRGAEVVAPSALSYKDGNLDVRVVHYQHGDLLSGGTSIEGEFENLVDLRERPLACLTVAGRAIRNQPGVFHRLSEPLSESDINIDAVASGMDSVTFYVDEDEAERAENILHREVIAHDELSSVTVDSPIAVVRVTGGELPNRPGIVSEIVSPLAEERIHLQDVITSATSVALFVDWSDREQTLEVTQEIF; from the coding sequence ATGCGCGTCGTAACGAAGTTCGGCGGAACCAGCCTCGGAAGCGGCGACCGGATCAACCGCGCCGCGGACTCGATCGCCGCTGCCGTCGAGGACGGCCACGAGATCGCCGTCGTCGCCAGTGCGATGGGGTCGACCACCGACGACCTCCTCGATGAGATCACCTTCGAGACGGACGAGCAGGACCGCGCCCAGATCGTCAGCATGGGCGAGCGCACGTCCGTTCGGATGCTCAAGGCCGCGCTGTCTGCCCGCGATATCGACGCGCGATTCTTAGAGCCCGGATCCGATGACTGGCCGGTCGTCACCGACGAGTACGGCGAGGTCAACGTCGAGGAGACCCAGAAGCGCGCCGCCGAGATCGCCGAGAACCTGGACGACGTGGTTCCGGTCATCACCGGTTTCCTCGCCGAGGGGCCGGACGGGTCGATCACGACGCTCGGCCGCGGCGGCAGCGACACGACGGCCGTGATGATGGGCAAGTACATGGACGCCGACGAAGTCGTCATCGTCACCGACGTCGAAGGCGTCATGACCGGCGACCCGAACGTCGTCGAGGGAGCCCGCAACGTCGGCGAAATCTCGGTGGACGAACTCCGGAACCTCTCGTTCCGCGGGGCAGAGGTCGTCGCGCCGTCGGCGCTGTCGTACAAGGACGGGAACCTCGACGTTCGCGTCGTCCACTACCAGCACGGCGACCTGCTGTCGGGCGGCACCAGCATCGAGGGCGAGTTCGAGAACCTCGTCGACTTGCGCGAGCGGCCGCTGGCCTGCCTGACCGTCGCCGGCCGGGCGATCCGGAACCAGCCCGGGGTCTTCCACAGGCTCTCCGAACCCCTCTCGGAGAGCGACATCAACATCGACGCGGTCGCCAGCGGGATGGACTCAGTCACGTTCTACGTCGACGAGGACGAGGCCGAACGGGCGGAGAACATCCTCCACCGGGAGGTCATCGCCCACGACGAACTCTCGAGCGTCACCGTCGACTCGCCGATCGCAGTCGTCCGTGTCACGGGCGGCGAACTGCCCAACCGACCGGGGATCGTCAGCGAGATCGTCTCGCCGCTTGCCGAGGAGCGCATCCACCTCCAGGACGTCATCACGAGCGCGACCAGCGTCGCGCTGTTCGTCGACTGGTCCGACCGCGAACAGACCCTCGAAGTGACCCAGGAAATCTTCTGA
- a CDS encoding ABC transporter ATP-binding protein gives MSSPEPERAAELARGDDDSRREGRTGPPIAIDVDGLELVYSDGTAAVSGIDMVVPNGEFFGFLGPNGAGKTTTIKVFATLLSPTGGEVRVNGFDVRSESRKIRESIGYMAQETSIDPELTAEENIRFACEAYGVPRGERPERVSELLDLVDLVDVADKRAEEFSGGMKKRLDAATALVHRPPLVFLDEPTTGLDPKARNRLWDYFRRINDLGTTIFLTTQYLEEADQLCDRLAVILDGEIVAEGSPADLKREVGGEVLDVELEGDQAARERAAAIAREFDAFTDASVTETDEGISVTAETARQHGTDLLVALRDAELTVTGFNIRAPSLDDVFLAITGEELETDDTEAER, from the coding sequence ATGTCATCACCGGAACCAGAGAGGGCGGCCGAACTCGCTCGAGGCGACGACGACTCCCGCCGAGAGGGGAGGACGGGCCCTCCGATAGCTATCGACGTCGATGGACTCGAACTCGTCTACTCCGACGGGACCGCCGCCGTCAGCGGGATCGACATGGTCGTCCCCAACGGGGAGTTCTTCGGCTTCCTCGGGCCGAACGGGGCGGGGAAAACGACGACGATCAAAGTGTTCGCCACGCTGTTGTCCCCAACGGGTGGGGAGGTCCGAGTCAACGGCTTCGACGTCCGGTCGGAATCCCGCAAGATCCGCGAATCCATCGGCTATATGGCCCAGGAGACGAGTATCGATCCGGAACTCACCGCCGAGGAGAACATCCGATTCGCCTGCGAGGCCTACGGGGTGCCGCGTGGCGAGCGCCCCGAGCGAGTCTCCGAACTGCTCGATCTCGTCGATCTCGTCGACGTCGCCGACAAGCGGGCCGAGGAGTTCTCGGGCGGTATGAAGAAGCGACTGGACGCCGCGACAGCGCTGGTCCACCGGCCGCCGCTGGTCTTCCTGGACGAACCGACGACGGGGCTCGACCCGAAGGCCCGCAACCGACTGTGGGACTACTTCCGGCGCATCAACGACCTCGGGACGACCATCTTCCTGACTACGCAGTACCTCGAGGAGGCCGACCAACTCTGCGATCGTCTGGCGGTTATCCTCGACGGAGAAATCGTCGCCGAGGGAAGTCCAGCGGACCTGAAACGGGAAGTCGGCGGCGAGGTTCTCGACGTGGAACTGGAGGGCGATCAGGCGGCCCGGGAGCGGGCCGCGGCGATCGCACGCGAGTTCGACGCGTTCACGGACGCGTCCGTCACCGAAACCGACGAGGGGATCAGCGTCACCGCGGAGACGGCCCGCCAGCACGGGACCGATTTACTGGTCGCGCTCCGGGACGCGGAGTTGACGGTGACCGGGTTCAACATCCGCGCACCGTCCCTCGACGACGTGTTCCTGGCGATCACCGGCGAGGAACTCGAGACCGACGACACGGAGGCCGAACGATGA